ATCAAACTTTCCTCTAAAAAAGTATTCCATCCCCCAATGAGATATCCCTTCCTTTCTAAGAAAAATGATGAATAAATCCTGATCAAGCACTGTTTTATGTTCTTTCACAAATGTTTCTGTCAAATAACGATTCCTTTCATAACATATAAGAGAGACTTCATAATTATTGGGGAGGTAATCATTTGAAGGAGTTTATGGCTCAACACTGTATGCAACATATTGAAAAGCCTGTGGTTATTACTACTTATAGCAAGGAAGTTTATCATGGAATAATTAAAGGTGTAGATTCTGAGAAGGTATATCTACAACCACTTGAAGAAAGTGACGGGAGATTTTTCCCACTATTAGGTGCAGGGCTTATAGGGCTAGGCCTTGGGACGATTGCAGGCGTAACGCTTTTTCGTCCCTATCCATACTACCCACCTTATGGATACGGTTATGGTTGGTAAACGTTTCAACCAGTAAATTGAATACGAAACAAAATGTCTCATTACCATAAACATAATGAGACATTTTGTTATACATACTTTTCCATACGGATGTCGTACCACATTTGATCCTGCCAATACGTAAAATCTTTAATCCTAGCAATCTCTTTGTACCCTAATTTCCGGTACAGATGTTGTGCTTGATCATTAAATTCAAACACACCCAATTCAATTCGATTTAAACCGGCTTGCTTGATCTGCTTTTCTAAAAATTGAATCGCTTGATAGCCGATCCCTTTACCACGACCTTCTGGTTCTCCTATCGTAATACCAATCCATGCGGTTCCCTTTACTTGTTTGTATAGATGGGCCGGATCAACCATATAATTCATTTCACCAATCAACTTGTCATCCAAATAGATAAGAAAAATTATTTGATGTTCGAGCCGTTGTTTCATCTCATCAACCGTAGTTTGTACTTGTTGTTCAAGCGCTTCTTTATTTGGGTTTGGACGAATTAATGGAACTAAAGAGGTATCATTTTCCCATCTATTGAAAACCTCCATATGATTGAAATCTGGCTCAGTCAGTCTCCTGAAGTGGACTTTCATAATGTACTCCTTTCAATG
This Pseudalkalibacillus berkeleyi DNA region includes the following protein-coding sequences:
- a CDS encoding GNAT family N-acetyltransferase; amino-acid sequence: MKVHFRRLTEPDFNHMEVFNRWENDTSLVPLIRPNPNKEALEQQVQTTVDEMKQRLEHQIIFLIYLDDKLIGEMNYMVDPAHLYKQVKGTAWIGITIGEPEGRGKGIGYQAIQFLEKQIKQAGLNRIELGVFEFNDQAQHLYRKLGYKEIARIKDFTYWQDQMWYDIRMEKYV